From Kitasatospora sp. MAP12-44:
GCGCCGCCGTCACCGCGGCCGCCGGGACGGTGCTGCTGCGCCAGCCCAAGGCCGGGCCCGTCACCGCCACCGCCGGGGCCACCGTCGGCGCCGCCGCCGCCACGGTGGTGCCGGCCCGCTTCCTGGTCCTGCTGCTCGGGCTGACCGCGCTCTTCAGCTCCTACGGCGAGGGCGCGCTCGCCGACTGGGCCACCCTCCACCTGACCGACGACGTGCACGCGGGCGCGGGCCTGGCGGCCTTCGGCTACGCGGCATACGCGCTCGCGATGACCACCGGGCGGCTGAGCGGCACCTGGCTGGCCGTCCGCTTCGGACCGGCCCGGCTGATGGCGGCCGGCGGGCTGACCGCCTGCGTCGGGATGCTGATCGCGGCACTGTCGCCCTCGGTGCCGCTGGTGCTGGGCGGGTTCGTGCTGGTCGGACTGGGGCTCGCCAACCTCTTTCCGCTCGCCATCGCCCGGGCCGGCCAGCAGGGCGGGCCGCGCGGGGTGGCCACCGCCTCGATGCTGGGGTACGGCGGCATGCTGATCGGGCCGCCGGTGATCGGCTTCCTCGCGGACGCGGCGAGCCTGCCGCTCGCGCTGACCACGGTCGCCGCGGCCGGCGCGGGCGCGGCGCTGCTGGCCACGCTGGCGCACCGGCCGCGCCGTTCGGGCCCGTCAGCGATAGCCTGACCCGCGTGACCCTGCACCAGCTCCCCGCCGCCGACCGCTCAACCACCCCCTGGCGCAACGGAGGTGGGCTCACCCGCGAGGTAGCCGCCGCGCCCGACGGATCCTGGCGGGTGAGCCTGGCCGAGGTGGCGGCGGACGGGCCGTTCTCGACCTTCCCCGGCCTTGACCGGGTGCTCACCGTGGTCGAGGGCGCGGGCCTGGAGCTGACGGTGGGCGACCGGCCGCCCGCCCCCGTCCCGCCGCTGCACCCGTTCCCCTTCCCCGGCGAACTGCCCACCACCGGGCGGCTGATCGATGGGCCGGTCACCGCGCTCAACGTCATGGCGGCGCACGGGCTGCCCGTGACGGTCGAGCTCAGCGGCGCCGGCGCGGTGCTGGTGAGCCCGGCTCCCGGCGCGGTGGCCCTGGTCGTCGCCCTGGCCGGCCACGACGCCGTCCAGCTCACCCACCCCGACACCGCGCAGGTGCGGCACGCCGTGGTGCTGACCGTCGGCCCGCCACCCCTCGACTAGCCCACCCTTCGCTACGGAGCGTTGCGGAGCACGACGCGCATGCGCTGTCCTGCGCGCTTTGTTCGAATACGTATCGTGCAGTCGTGGTGACGCTCCGCAATCGCGGAGTTCCTACGGCTGGAGCACCCATGACCACGCAAACCCCGACTTCCCTGACCCCTGCGAAGACCGATCTCCCGCTGCGCGAGAACGACGACATCCAGGGCGATGTGATCGCCGGATTCAAGAAGGACCAGATGGTCCTGCTCTTCCTCAAGTTCGAGGACGGCATCAGAGCGCGCAGCTGGCTGCAGCGGCTGACCCCGCGGATCGCCACCACCAGACAGGTCGCCACCTTCAACAAGGCCTTCAGCGACGCCCGTCAGCGCTCCGGCGGCGACCCGACGGGGCTGAAGGCCACCTGGCTCGGCATCAGCTTCACCTACCAGGGCCTGTGGAAGCTCACCGACCGCAAGCCGTACCCGGACGCGCCCAAGAACACCACGCTGGGCGCCTTCCAGCAGGGACCGGTGGAGCGCGCCGCCGACCTCGGCGACACCGGGCAGAACCACCCCTCGCGCTGGGTCTTCGGCAACAACAAGTCCGAGGACAGGATCCACGCGGTGCTCACCATCGCCGCCCCCCGTGCCAAGGAACCCGGCCCGGACGCGATGGTCGGGCAGGCCGGCACGATCGTCTGGGACCAGGACGGCAGCAAGCCCGTCATGCTGAGCTACCAGCAGTTCGTGCGGACCGAGGGCGCCGTGTACGCCTTCAGCCCGTCCGTCACCACGCTGCGCGCGCTCGGCGAGGGCCGGCTGCCCGACCAGGACCAGACCGAGCCCGGACAGCCGGTCGACACCTTCCTGCCCTACCCCGACATGCAGCGCAAGAACGGCAAGAGCTGGTTCTGGCTGTTCCACACCATCAACGGCGACCAGCTGTACCGGGTGATCTCGATCGCCGACGGCACCCAGCACACGGACGTGCTGGAGGTGCCCGACACCCGGATCTCCGACTTCAGCTGCTTCTCCGGCATCAACCGGATCAGCTGCATCCTGGCGATGCCCGACCGCCAGCGGGTCGACGGGGTGAGCACGTACTGGGTCTTCCACCAGGGCAGGTACCGGATCGTCAGCATCGCCGACGGCAGTGCGCACGAGGACCGCATCGTGGTGCCGGACCGCTCGGTGACGCTCTGGAACTCGCTCACGCAGGAGCAGTAGGAGCAGTCGGAGCCGGCGCGGGCGGGGAAAGTCGGCCGGTCCGACGTTCCCCGCCCGTGCCGTTCAGGACGGCTCGTCCGTCGGCACATGCAGGTCCCAGCCCACCAGCGCGCGCAGCTGCTCGGCGGTGACGCCCTCCGGGAGCGGGCGGGGCGGGTCGTAGCGGAACGGCGGCTGCCAGCCCTCGATCTCGCTGTAGCTGCGCACCACCTTGGCCGGGGCGCCGGCCACCACGCTGTGGTCGGGGATCTCGCCGCGGACCACCGAGCCGGCTGCCACCACCACGTTGCGCCCCAGCCGCGCGCCGGGCAGGATCACCGCGCCCGTGCCGATCCAGCTGCCCGAACCGATCTCCACCGGCTCGTTGCGCGGCCACTGCTTGCCGATCGGCCGACTGGTGTCGCGGTACTCATGGGCCTGGTCGCTGATGTAGACGTTGGGACCGGTCCAGACGTCGTCGCCGAGCACGATCGACTGATGGCCCACCAGGTGGCTGCCCCGGCCGATCACGCACCCGCCGCCGATCCGCACCACCGGCTCGGGGCCGAGGTCGAGACCGGGCAGAAAACCCGCCGATATGGTGACCCGCTCGCCGATGATGCAGAACGGCCCGATCGCGATCGACTGCTCGTTGAAGACCGTCCCCAGCGGGAACGCCAACTTGCTGCCGTCCCCCAGGGTGTGGAAGCGGTACGGGCCGGGGTTCTGGTTGGACACCGCACCGCTCTCCTGCACCCAGCGCCACCCGCGGTGCACCACCCGCCCCGCCACCCGGCGGGCACGCGAGCGGACGGCGGAGAGCACGGTGGCAGTGATCGGCATGCGCTCACCGTATCCGCCGCGCTCCCCCGACGGCCGCTCGGGCGAGCAAGGTCACACTGCTACTCGGCCGCCGCCCAGGGGGCCGGCCGGCGGTCCAGGAAGGCGCGCATGCCCTGCTGCGCCTCGTCGGAGCCGAACAGCCGGGCGGACAGCTCCACCCGGGCCTCGGCGTCCTGCTCGAAGGAGCGCAGGACATCCGCGTTGACCAGCCGCTTGGACTCCGCGAGCCCCTGCGGGGAGGCCAGCCGCAGCGCGGCCAGCAGCTCGGCCAGCGCCACCTCCGGCTCCTCGGCGGCCAGCGTGACCAGGCCGATCCGGGCCGCCTCGGCGGCGTCGAAGGTCTCCCCGGTCAGGTAGTAGCGGGCGGCCGCGCGCGGCTCCAGCTTGGGCCGCAGCGGCAGCGAGATCACCGCGGGCGCCAGGCCCAGGCGCGACTCGGTGAACGCGAAGGTGGACGCAGGACCGGCCACCGCCAGGTCGGCCGAGCCGACCAACCCGAGCCCGCCGGCCCGGACATGCCCGTTGACGTACGCGATCACCGGCTTGGGGCAGTCGATGATCGCCCGCTGGATGTCGACCAGCCCGCGCGGCCCCACCGTCGGGTCGGCCCCGGTCGCCTCGGACAGGTCCGCTCCCGCGCAGAACACTTTGCCGGTGTGCCCGAGCACCACCACCCGCACCGCCGGATCCTTGGCCGCCTCGGCGAGCCCCTGCTCCAGCTCGGCCATCAGCCGGGTGGAGAGCGCGTTGCGGTTGTGCGGTGAGTCGAGCTCAAGGGTGGTGACGACTCCCGCGGTGGTGACGCGGACGAGGGGTGCTGCGCTGGTCATCGTGGTGGACCTGCTTTCCGGAATCCGATATGAGGGTGGGTCGGACGGCTGGGGAAGACTCTGACACGCCGACCGCCTCGCCGACCAGTACTCGAAATTCCGTCCGGCCGCGGTGGTGCGCGCCGGCGGCCTCAGGCGGCAGCGGCGGTGCGGCGAGCGGCCCAGTGGACGGCGGGGCTCATGGCGGCGCCGGTGGCGGCGAAGAGCAGCCCGAGCAGGAGCCAGCCCAGCAGCCCGTGCCCGACGACGGCGAGCGTGACCAGCGCCGGGCCGATCATCATGGCGGCGGACACGCCGGTGTTGAAGACCCCTTGGTACGAGCCGTGGGCGCCGTCACCGGCGAGGTCGTAGCTCAGCGCCCAGCCGCCGGCCTGGCTGAGCACCTCACCACCGGCCTGGAGCGCCACGCCCGCGACCAGGACGGCCGAGGCGAGCACCGCCGACAGGCCATGGGCCAGGCCGAGGACGGCACAGGAGGCGGCCAGCAGCAGGCCGCCGCGGGCGCAGGCACGGGCGGCGGCGCCCGGCAGCTCGGTGCCGCGGGTGGCCCGGACCTGGAAGAGCACCACCAGCACGGTGTTGACCACCAGCGTCGCGGCGACCAGGGCCCGGGGCGCGGCGGTGTCCTTGACGATCCACAGCGGCACACCGATCTCCAGCATCGCGAACTGGAGGGTGAGCACCGCGTTCAGGCCGGTGACCGTCAGGAAGGGCAGGTTGCGCAGCGCCGGGTTGCGCCGCTCGGCCTGCTCGGCCCGCTCGGCCCGCTCCCCGGTGGTGGACCGGCGGTCGGCCGTCTCCCGTGCGGCCGACGCGCGTGCGGTGCGGGGCAGGCGCAGCATCACCAACGCCACCACGGCATAGGAGACCGCGTCGGCAACGATGGTGGCGGTGTAGGCGGCCCGGCTGTCGGCCTGCAGGGTGAGCGCGGCGAGCACCGAGCCGACGCCCATCGCCACGTTGGTGACCGCCCGCAGGTAGGCCCGGCCGGCCACCCGCTGGTCGGGCGCCAGCACCTCGGCGTAGAGCGCACCGCGCGCGGCGGAGGCGCCGCGGTCGACGGTCGTCACCAGGCAGGTCAGCACCGCGAACGCCAGGAAACTGCCGCCCACCAGGACGTACCCGACCGTCCCCACCGCCTCCAGCGCGACCAGGGCGATCAACACCGGCTTGCTGCCCAGCCGGTCGGCGGCCCGCCCGGCCGGGATGCTCGCCAGCACCCCGCACAGCCCGGCCCCGGTGAGCACCAGGCCGACCGCGCCGACGCCGTAGCCGAGGATCCGGGTGAAGTAGAGCGTGCTGACGGTCAGGAAGAGCCCGTTGCCCAGGCAGTTGACCAGGGTCGTCCAGGTCAGCAGCCGCAGCACCGGGTCGCGGGGCAGCAGTCGGGAGGCCCGGGAGGGCTGTTCTGAGGCCTGATCGGGAAACTCTTCGGAAGAGGGCGCGGCGGACAGCGCCTCAGTTGTCGTCGTCATGACGAGATCACAGCGCGCCAACCTCCCCTGGGAGAACTGATTTAGGCTGCGGCTGAATCGAAAGGCCGCTATGCACCGTTTTCACCTCAGCCTCGCCGATCTCGCCTCGGCCTCTTTCGCCTGCTCACCGCTGCACGAGGCGGTGCTGAGCATCCGGATGTGGACGCACCCCGGGATCTATCCGGCCCAGCAGCCGTGGTTCCGGCGGATCCGGCCGGACTTCGAACGCCTGGACAGCGAGCTGCTGCGCTCGCTGGTCTCCTCCAACCGGTACCTGCCGGACTTCCTCACCCCGCGCCCGACCAGCCCCTTCCCCGCGTTCCGGGCTGAGCTGGCGACCGTCCGGGCCACCGCCCCCGAGCTGCTGCGCGCAGAGCTGGAGCAGACCTTCCTGCCGCACGACCGGGCGCTGCCGCTCCCGCTGGCAGCGGGGCTGGAGGATCCGCAGCGGCTGCTCGCGGCGATCTGCGACGCGATCGAGGA
This genomic window contains:
- a CDS encoding MFS transporter, which encodes MPLLNKTPRPTRSEARTPPARRLSAARIALTAIFAVDGFLFAAWVVRIPDIRAQVHASHSALGLALLCISAGAVAAMPLVGRLCVRYGSRRVTVVSLGLLSAAVLLPPHTHSVPTLGAVLVLFGAGYGSANVAMNSAAVELVAELRRPVMPSFHAGYSLGGLLGAAVGGLLADTLTASWALALSGALGAAVTAAAGTVLLRQPKAGPVTATAGATVGAAAATVVPARFLVLLLGLTALFSSYGEGALADWATLHLTDDVHAGAGLAAFGYAAYALAMTTGRLSGTWLAVRFGPARLMAAGGLTACVGMLIAALSPSVPLVLGGFVLVGLGLANLFPLAIARAGQQGGPRGVATASMLGYGGMLIGPPVIGFLADAASLPLALTTVAAAGAGAALLATLAHRPRRSGPSAIA
- a CDS encoding HutD family protein; this translates as MTLHQLPAADRSTTPWRNGGGLTREVAAAPDGSWRVSLAEVAADGPFSTFPGLDRVLTVVEGAGLELTVGDRPPAPVPPLHPFPFPGELPTTGRLIDGPVTALNVMAAHGLPVTVELSGAGAVLVSPAPGAVALVVALAGHDAVQLTHPDTAQVRHAVVLTVGPPPLD
- a CDS encoding enoyl-CoA hydratase family protein, whose product is MTSAAPLVRVTTAGVVTTLELDSPHNRNALSTRLMAELEQGLAEAAKDPAVRVVVLGHTGKVFCAGADLSEATGADPTVGPRGLVDIQRAIIDCPKPVIAYVNGHVRAGGLGLVGSADLAVAGPASTFAFTESRLGLAPAVISLPLRPKLEPRAAARYYLTGETFDAAEAARIGLVTLAAEEPEVALAELLAALRLASPQGLAESKRLVNADVLRSFEQDAEARVELSARLFGSDEAQQGMRAFLDRRPAPWAAAE
- a CDS encoding MFS transporter, encoding MTTTTEALSAAPSSEEFPDQASEQPSRASRLLPRDPVLRLLTWTTLVNCLGNGLFLTVSTLYFTRILGYGVGAVGLVLTGAGLCGVLASIPAGRAADRLGSKPVLIALVALEAVGTVGYVLVGGSFLAFAVLTCLVTTVDRGASAARGALYAEVLAPDQRVAGRAYLRAVTNVAMGVGSVLAALTLQADSRAAYTATIVADAVSYAVVALVMLRLPRTARASAARETADRRSTTGERAERAEQAERRNPALRNLPFLTVTGLNAVLTLQFAMLEIGVPLWIVKDTAAPRALVAATLVVNTVLVVLFQVRATRGTELPGAAARACARGGLLLAASCAVLGLAHGLSAVLASAVLVAGVALQAGGEVLSQAGGWALSYDLAGDGAHGSYQGVFNTGVSAAMMIGPALVTLAVVGHGLLGWLLLGLLFAATGAAMSPAVHWAARRTAAAA
- a CDS encoding acyltransferase → MPITATVLSAVRSRARRVAGRVVHRGWRWVQESGAVSNQNPGPYRFHTLGDGSKLAFPLGTVFNEQSIAIGPFCIIGERVTISAGFLPGLDLGPEPVVRIGGGCVIGRGSHLVGHQSIVLGDDVWTGPNVYISDQAHEYRDTSRPIGKQWPRNEPVEIGSGSWIGTGAVILPGARLGRNVVVAAGSVVRGEIPDHSVVAGAPAKVVRSYSEIEGWQPPFRYDPPRPLPEGVTAEQLRALVGWDLHVPTDEPS